One genomic segment of Terriglobia bacterium includes these proteins:
- a CDS encoding nitroreductase: protein MFSKKRRAVREFTLAAISRPEIEALISEAIEAPSAMNLQPWAFAVVLDRDQIDRYAQRAKDSLLAKLSKLSDPVQHRFEQRMLENPDFSLFYHAPALVLVLAKSSEAQADEDCCLAAQSLMLAARDRDLGTCWIGFARPWLNLPETKAELGIPPEYQVVAPIVLGHPVAWPESHGRKPAEILWIAPVEAKQRKLAAV from the coding sequence ATGTTCTCAAAAAAACGCCGCGCGGTGCGGGAATTTACACTGGCTGCCATTTCGCGGCCGGAGATCGAAGCGCTGATTAGCGAAGCCATCGAAGCGCCCAGCGCCATGAACTTGCAACCGTGGGCCTTCGCCGTGGTGTTGGACCGCGACCAGATTGACCGTTACGCTCAGCGCGCCAAGGATTCTTTGCTGGCAAAGCTGTCGAAATTATCAGACCCCGTCCAACACAGGTTCGAGCAGCGCATGCTGGAAAACCCGGATTTCAGTCTGTTCTATCACGCGCCGGCCCTGGTGCTGGTGCTGGCCAAGTCCTCTGAGGCGCAAGCCGATGAAGACTGCTGCCTGGCCGCACAGAGCTTGATGCTTGCCGCTCGTGATCGTGACCTGGGTACCTGCTGGATTGGCTTTGCCCGGCCCTGGCTGAATCTGCCGGAGACCAAGGCAGAGCTCGGCATCCCGCCGGAGTACCAGGTGGTTGCGCCTATTGTGCTCGGCCATCCCGTGGCCTGGCCGGAGTCGCACGGGCGTAAGCCGGCGGAGATTTTGTGGATTGCCCCGGTTGAAGCCAAACAACGCAAGCTGGCGGCGGTTTAA
- a CDS encoding class A beta-lactamase-related serine hydrolase: MKLNLLKIAVLLGSVTAAFTQTPPAPPKPLDLLKARLETIAHGVSADWGIYIKSLDTGEEIAIHADAAMDTMSAIKIPLLVDVYRQVDAGRINTADRIVMHTSDKRFGTGVLRTLDNGLDLSFHDALMLMIIQSDNTGTDMAFAKAGGPAHVTQTMRELGLNSITATGTTFEWFRALAEPGDPLYAKITPEDLFTKGFPAKLTDADVERFHFEGKHPFGLSSARDMGRLLEMIATNKAASEKSCKEMMRMMGLQQFRSRIPKYMDDDTNTPHKTGDFPPYIANDVGLIETPAGRVVVVFFSAHHRGFYSELEDAIARMSEQVWGYFNYRGKQKQ; this comes from the coding sequence ATGAAACTTAATTTGCTGAAGATTGCTGTCCTGCTCGGCTCCGTAACAGCCGCCTTTACCCAAACGCCTCCCGCTCCACCCAAGCCGCTTGATCTGCTCAAGGCCCGCCTGGAAACCATCGCCCACGGCGTGAGCGCGGACTGGGGTATCTACATCAAGTCCTTGGACACCGGCGAAGAAATCGCCATCCACGCCGACGCGGCCATGGACACCATGAGCGCCATCAAGATCCCTCTGCTCGTGGACGTCTACCGCCAGGTGGATGCCGGCCGGATCAACACGGCGGACCGCATCGTGATGCACACCAGCGACAAGCGCTTCGGCACCGGCGTCCTCCGCACGCTGGACAACGGCCTGGACCTGAGCTTCCATGACGCGCTCATGCTGATGATCATCCAGAGCGACAACACCGGCACGGACATGGCTTTTGCCAAAGCCGGCGGCCCGGCGCACGTCACCCAGACCATGCGCGAGCTGGGCTTGAACTCCATCACCGCCACTGGCACCACGTTTGAATGGTTCCGCGCGCTGGCCGAGCCGGGCGACCCGTTGTACGCCAAAATCACGCCGGAAGACCTCTTCACCAAGGGCTTTCCCGCAAAACTTACCGACGCTGACGTGGAGCGCTTCCACTTTGAAGGCAAGCATCCCTTCGGACTTTCCAGCGCGCGCGACATGGGCCGCCTGCTGGAAATGATCGCCACCAACAAAGCCGCCAGCGAAAAATCCTGCAAAGAGATGATGCGCATGATGGGCCTGCAGCAGTTCCGCAGCCGCATCCCCAAATACATGGACGATGACACCAACACCCCGCACAAGACCGGCGACTTTCCGCCGTACATCGCCAACGACGTGGGCCTGATTGAAACGCCCGCCGGCCGCGTGGTGGTGGTGTTCTTCTCCGCGCACCATCGCGGATTTTATTCCGAGCTGGAAGACGCGATTGCCAGAATGAGCGAGCAGGTGTGGGGATATTTTAATTATCGGGGAAAGCAGAAACAATGA